A genomic stretch from Setaria italica strain Yugu1 chromosome VII, Setaria_italica_v2.0, whole genome shotgun sequence includes:
- the LOC101783303 gene encoding NAC domain-containing protein 21/22 codes for MGLREVESTLPPGFRFYPSDEELVCHYLYKKVANERAAQGTLVEVDLHAREPWELPDAAKLTASEWYFFSFRDRKYATGSRTNRATKTGYWKATGKDREVRSPAPSGSVVGMRKTLVFYQGRAPNGVKSCWVMHEFRLDSPHTPPKEDWVLCRVFQKRKDSEQDNAAGSSSPTFAGSSSQAAALPDDPPMMDAYVVDQTGSSAGFAPPQENVVGGFDPLMWQYNSVLGHFPQEVTSSPMMGMGLGSGGVGDGCGLFYDTGFDDTANIGGMGFPQGWMG; via the exons ATGGGGCTGAGGGAGGTCGAGTCCACATTGCCGCCGGGGTTCAGGTTCTACCCCAGTGACGAGGAGCTCGTCTGCCACTACCTCTACAAGAAGGTGGCCAACGAGCGCGCCGCTCAGGGGACGCTGGTTGAGGTCGACCTGCACGCGCGCGAGCCATGGGAGCTTCCAG ACGCGGCGAAGCTGACAGCGAGCGAGTGGTACTTCTTCAGCTTCAGGGACCGCAAGTACGCGACGGGGTCGCGCACGAACCGCGCCACCAAGACGGGGTACTGGAAGGCCACGGGCAAGGACCGGGAGGTGCGCAGCCCGGCGCCGTCGGGCTCCGTCGTCGGCATGAGGAAGACGCTCGTCTTCTACCAGGGCCGCGCCCCCAACGGCGTCAAGTCCTGCTGGGTCATGCACGAGTTCCGCCTCGACTCGCCGCATACGCCACCCAAG GAGGACTGGGTGCTCTGCAGGGTGTTCCAGAAGAGGAAGGACAGCGAGCAGGACAACGCCGCCGGGTCCTCCTCGCCGACCTTCGCCGGCAGCTCatcgcaggcggcggcgctgccggaCGACCCGCCCATGATGGACGCGTACGTTGTCGACCAGACGGGCTCCTCCGCCGGCTTCGCGCCGCCGCAGGAGAACGTCGTCGGTGGCTTCGACCCGTTGATGTGGCAGTACAACTCGGTCCTCGGCCACTTCCCGCAGGAAGTGACCAGCTCGCCGATGATGGGGATGGGTCTAGGCTCCGGCGGAGTGGGAGACGGGTGCGGCCTCTTCTACGACACCGGCTTTGATGACACGGCGAACATTGGGGG